The proteins below come from a single Mycobacterium parmense genomic window:
- the cobT gene encoding nicotinate-nucleotide--dimethylbenzimidazole phosphoribosyltransferase has protein sequence MMEFAPVPPPDAGAAAAARARQDSLTKPRGALGRLEDLSVWVSSCQGQCPPRQFERARVVVFAGDHGVARSGVSAYPPEVTAQMVANIDAGGAAINALAAVAGATVRIADLAVDADAASERIGAHKVRRGSGDITVEDALTAEETDRAIAAGRALADEEVDSGADLLIAGDMGIGNTTAAAVLVAALTNAEPVAAVGSGTGIDDAGWARKTAAIRDALFRARPLLPDPVALLRCCGGADLAAMAGFCAQAAVRRTPLLLDGLAVTAAALVAERLAPGARQWWQAGHRSTEPAHALALTALDLVPILDLRMRLGEGTGAALALPVLRAAVATLSSMATFGEAGVSARSAGTPP, from the coding sequence CTGATGGAATTCGCGCCGGTGCCGCCGCCGGATGCGGGTGCGGCCGCCGCCGCCCGCGCCCGCCAGGACAGCCTGACCAAGCCGCGGGGCGCCCTGGGCCGCCTCGAGGACCTGTCGGTGTGGGTGTCCTCGTGCCAAGGGCAGTGCCCGCCGCGGCAATTCGAACGTGCCCGGGTGGTGGTCTTCGCCGGCGACCACGGCGTCGCCCGCTCCGGGGTATCGGCGTACCCGCCGGAGGTGACCGCTCAGATGGTCGCCAACATCGACGCCGGCGGTGCGGCGATCAACGCGCTGGCGGCCGTCGCCGGGGCCACGGTGCGGATCGCGGACCTGGCGGTGGATGCCGACGCGGCCTCCGAGCGCATCGGCGCCCACAAGGTGCGCCGCGGCAGCGGCGACATCACGGTCGAGGACGCGTTGACCGCCGAGGAGACCGACCGGGCGATCGCGGCGGGCCGGGCGCTGGCCGACGAGGAGGTGGATTCGGGTGCCGATCTGCTCATCGCCGGCGACATGGGCATCGGAAACACCACGGCGGCAGCGGTTTTGGTGGCCGCGCTGACCAACGCCGAGCCGGTCGCGGCGGTGGGCTCCGGCACCGGGATCGACGACGCCGGCTGGGCCCGCAAGACGGCCGCGATCCGCGACGCGCTGTTCCGGGCGCGGCCGCTGCTGCCCGACCCGGTCGCGCTCCTGCGTTGCTGCGGCGGCGCGGATCTGGCCGCGATGGCGGGCTTCTGCGCGCAGGCCGCGGTGCGGCGCACCCCGCTACTTCTCGACGGCCTGGCCGTGACGGCCGCCGCGCTGGTGGCCGAGCGCCTGGCGCCCGGCGCGCGACAGTGGTGGCAAGCCGGCCACCGGTCCACCGAGCCGGCCCACGCACTGGCCCTGACGGCGCTTGACCTGGTGCCCATCCTGGACCTGCGGATGCGGCTGGGCGAAGGGACCGGCGCCGCGCTGGCGCTGCCGGTGCTGCGCGCCGCGGTGGCCACGCTGTCGTCGATGGCGACGTTCGGCGAGGCCGGGGTTTCGGCCCGCTCTGCCGGAACGCCACCGTGA
- a CDS encoding bifunctional adenosylcobinamide kinase/adenosylcobinamide-phosphate guanylyltransferase gives MRMLVLGGIRSGKSRWAEEFIAGSLPAGTPVRYLAPGPCGDDDAAWAQRVAQHRHRRPAHWSTVEAPDVAGELRRYPGAPTLVDDLGTWLTGALDRTNAWNGGSVTTLVDDIVCATSTFNSTLVLVSPEVGLTVVPATASGRRFADELGDLNRRVADVCERVVLVIAGQAMPVKSSGS, from the coding sequence GTGCGAATGCTGGTGCTCGGTGGTATCAGGTCGGGCAAGTCGCGCTGGGCCGAGGAGTTCATCGCCGGCTCGCTGCCCGCCGGTACGCCGGTCCGCTACCTGGCGCCCGGCCCCTGCGGCGACGACGACGCGGCCTGGGCGCAGCGGGTCGCACAGCACCGCCACCGCCGGCCCGCCCACTGGTCGACGGTCGAAGCCCCGGACGTGGCAGGCGAGTTACGGCGCTACCCGGGCGCCCCGACACTCGTCGACGACCTCGGCACCTGGCTGACCGGGGCGCTGGACCGCACCAATGCGTGGAACGGCGGCTCGGTGACCACTCTGGTCGACGACATCGTCTGCGCAACAAGCACTTTCAACTCCACGCTGGTGCTGGTGAGCCCCGAGGTCGGGCTTACCGTGGTGCCGGCCACCGCCTCCGGCCGCCGGTTCGCCGACGAATTGGGCGACCTGAACCGGCGCGTCGCGGACGTTTGCGAGCGGGTGGTGCTGGTGATCGCGGGGCAGGCGATGCCCGTCAAATCGTCGGGAAGCTGA
- a CDS encoding DUF3043 domain-containing protein has protein sequence MKLMGRRKSRDDEPPAEAETAGSTAVPGGAARTGPKGRPTPKRNEARRTSRKGPVAPAPMTASEARARRKTLAGAKRSREERKADKAASRARMTDRRERMMAGEEAYLLPRDQGPVRRYVRDIVDSRRNALGLFMPATLTLLFVTFAVPQLQLYVSPAMLVLMLVMGIDGLILGRKVSGLVDAKFPKNTESRWKLGLYAAGRASQMRRMRTPRPAVERGARVA, from the coding sequence GTGAAGCTGATGGGCCGCAGGAAGAGCCGCGACGACGAACCGCCGGCCGAGGCCGAGACCGCAGGTTCGACGGCGGTACCCGGCGGCGCCGCCAGGACCGGCCCCAAGGGCCGGCCCACGCCCAAGCGCAACGAGGCCCGGCGAACCTCGCGCAAGGGCCCGGTCGCGCCCGCGCCCATGACCGCGTCGGAGGCGCGCGCCCGGCGCAAGACGCTGGCCGGCGCGAAACGCAGTCGCGAAGAGCGCAAAGCCGACAAAGCCGCCAGTCGCGCCCGGATGACGGACCGCCGCGAGCGCATGATGGCCGGCGAAGAGGCCTACCTGCTGCCGCGGGATCAGGGCCCGGTTCGCCGCTACGTGCGCGACATCGTGGACTCGCGGCGCAACGCGCTGGGCCTGTTCATGCCCGCGACGCTGACGCTGCTGTTCGTGACGTTCGCCGTGCCGCAGCTGCAGCTCTACGTCTCCCCCGCGATGCTGGTCTTGATGCTGGTGATGGGAATCGACGGGCTCATCCTGGGCCGCAAGGTGAGCGGGCTGGTCGATGCCAAGTTCCCAAAAAACACCGAAAGCCGTTGGAAGCTCGGACTTTACGCCGCCGGCCGGGCCTCTCAGATGCGCCGGATGCGGACCCCGCGGCCTGCGGTCGAGCGCGGCGCCCGTGTCGCCTAG
- a CDS encoding glycerate kinase family protein → MLVLVAPDSFGDTLSAVDAAAAIATGWTRSRPADRFIVAPQSDGGPGFVEVLAKRLGRKRRLRVSGPLDTAVDAQWVFDSRSATAYLECAQACGLALLDGSPTPETALAAHSRGVGELIVEALRVGAKRIVVGLGGSACTDGGQGMIAVLGGLEAGRQRLAGVELIAASDTEYPLTGPWGAARVFGPQKGADTAAVAALEARLEAWAPELEAVAGRDVSSEPGAAAAGGIGAGLLALGGRCESGAAIIAEHTHLAEDLEMAEMIVTGEGRFDEQSLHGKVVGSLVDAAYPLGIPVIVLAGQVGLENSAVRSSGIMSALSMADYAGSVRLAQADAANQLMGLASQVAARLGNSGPARYR, encoded by the coding sequence ATGCTCGTCCTGGTGGCCCCGGATTCCTTCGGCGACACCCTCTCGGCCGTGGACGCTGCCGCCGCCATCGCGACCGGCTGGACGCGGTCGCGCCCGGCGGACCGGTTCATCGTGGCCCCCCAGTCCGACGGGGGCCCCGGCTTCGTGGAGGTGCTCGCCAAGCGGCTCGGCCGGAAGCGGCGGCTGCGGGTGTCCGGGCCGTTGGACACCGCAGTGGACGCGCAGTGGGTGTTCGACTCCCGTTCGGCGACCGCCTATCTGGAATGCGCGCAGGCCTGCGGTCTGGCGTTGCTGGACGGCTCGCCCACCCCGGAGACCGCGTTGGCAGCCCACAGCCGCGGGGTGGGGGAGCTCATCGTCGAGGCGCTGCGGGTCGGGGCGAAGCGGATCGTGGTCGGGCTTGGGGGCAGCGCCTGCACCGACGGCGGGCAGGGCATGATCGCCGTGTTGGGCGGCCTCGAGGCAGGCCGGCAGCGCCTGGCCGGCGTCGAACTGATCGCCGCCTCGGACACCGAATACCCGCTGACCGGGCCCTGGGGCGCGGCCAGGGTGTTCGGCCCGCAGAAGGGCGCGGACACTGCGGCGGTGGCCGCGCTCGAGGCCCGGCTGGAGGCGTGGGCGCCGGAACTGGAAGCCGTGGCCGGGCGGGACGTCAGCTCCGAGCCGGGCGCGGCCGCCGCCGGCGGGATCGGTGCCGGGCTGCTGGCGCTCGGCGGGCGGTGCGAGTCCGGCGCCGCGATCATCGCCGAGCACACCCACCTGGCCGAAGACCTGGAGATGGCGGAGATGATCGTCACCGGTGAGGGCCGGTTCGACGAGCAGTCGCTGCACGGCAAGGTGGTCGGTTCGCTGGTGGACGCGGCCTACCCGCTGGGCATCCCGGTGATCGTGCTGGCCGGCCAGGTCGGCCTGGAGAACTCGGCGGTGCGCTCGTCGGGAATCATGTCCGCGTTGTCGATGGCCGACTACGCCGGTTCGGTGCGGTTGGCGCAGGCCGACGCCGCCAACCAGCTCATGGGATTAGCGTCACAGGTTGCCGCGCGGCTCGGGAATAGCGGTCCCGCGAGGTACCGTTGA
- a CDS encoding HesB/IscA family protein, with translation MTVQNEPSVETHGVILTDAAAAKAKSLLDQEGRDDLALRIAVQPGGCAGLRYNLFFDDRALDGDLTAEFGGVRLTVDRMSAPYVQGASIDFVDTIEKQGFTIDNPNATGSCACGDSFN, from the coding sequence ATGACGGTACAGAACGAGCCGAGCGTCGAGACTCACGGCGTGATCCTGACCGATGCCGCCGCCGCCAAGGCGAAGTCCCTGCTCGACCAGGAGGGACGTGACGACCTGGCGCTGCGCATCGCTGTCCAGCCGGGCGGCTGCGCCGGGCTGCGCTACAACCTTTTCTTCGACGACCGCGCACTCGACGGCGACCTGACCGCCGAGTTCGGCGGCGTGCGGCTCACGGTGGACCGGATGAGCGCCCCCTACGTCCAGGGCGCGTCCATCGACTTCGTGGACACCATCGAGAAGCAGGGCTTCACGATCGACAACCCCAACGCCACCGGCTCCTGCGCCTGCGGCGACTCGTTCAACTGA
- a CDS encoding Rv0361 family membrane protein, with translation MGGPHSPNHTVGGDGPNPAGQQPLAYPAAPAGDEGPAPANYAGQLPPPVPYPQQKSKRRWVIGVVITLALVAVMTMAIAYGVRTNGANTGATFSDKGAKTAIQGYLDALEQRNMDEIMRNALCGMYDGIRDKRSDQALARLSSDAFRKQFSDVEVTSIDKIVYLSQYQAQALFTMRVAGATGGPLHGQIQGIAQLLYQRGQIMVCSYVLRTAGSY, from the coding sequence ATGGGCGGTCCGCACTCGCCGAACCACACTGTCGGCGGCGACGGACCGAACCCCGCCGGGCAACAGCCGCTCGCATATCCGGCCGCGCCCGCCGGCGACGAGGGCCCGGCGCCCGCCAACTATGCCGGGCAGCTGCCGCCACCGGTGCCCTACCCGCAGCAAAAGTCCAAGCGGCGCTGGGTCATCGGTGTCGTTATCACTCTCGCACTGGTGGCTGTCATGACCATGGCAATCGCCTACGGAGTTCGTACCAATGGGGCGAACACCGGCGCCACGTTCTCCGACAAGGGCGCCAAGACGGCCATCCAGGGCTATCTCGACGCGCTCGAGCAACGCAACATGGACGAGATCATGCGCAACGCGCTGTGCGGCATGTACGACGGCATCCGCGACAAGCGGTCCGACCAGGCGCTGGCCCGGCTCAGCAGCGACGCCTTCCGCAAGCAGTTCTCCGACGTCGAGGTGACCTCGATCGACAAGATCGTCTACTTGTCGCAATACCAGGCCCAGGCGCTGTTCACCATGCGCGTGGCGGGCGCGACCGGCGGCCCGCTGCACGGGCAGATACAAGGCATCGCGCAGCTGCTCTACCAGCGCGGTCAGATCATGGTGTGCTCGTACGTCCTGCGCACCGCAGGCTCGTACTAG
- a CDS encoding carbohydrate kinase family protein has product MTIAVTGSIATDNLMRFPGRFSEQLLADHLQKVSLSFLVDDLVIHRGGVAGNIAFAIGVLGGDVALVGAAGDDFDDYREWLQGHGVNCDHVLISDSAHTARFTCTTDVDMAQIASFYPGAMSEARNIKLADLVSAIGKPDLVIVGANDPDAMVVHTEECRELGLAFAADPSQQLPRLSGEEIDKLVDGAAYLFTNDYEWELLLSKTGWSEADVRGKVGLRVTTLGAKGVDIVERDGTTTHVDVVPETSQTDPTGVGDAFRAGFLTGRSAGLSLERSAQLGSLVAVLVLESTGTQEWAWDHEVAKTRLAGAYGDDAAAEIAAVLA; this is encoded by the coding sequence GTGACGATCGCGGTGACAGGTTCGATTGCGACCGACAATCTGATGAGGTTCCCGGGCCGGTTCTCCGAGCAGTTGCTGGCCGATCACCTGCAGAAGGTCTCGCTCAGCTTCCTCGTCGACGACCTGGTGATTCACCGCGGCGGCGTGGCGGGCAACATCGCCTTCGCCATCGGCGTGCTGGGCGGTGACGTCGCTCTGGTCGGCGCGGCCGGCGACGACTTCGACGACTACCGCGAATGGCTGCAGGGTCATGGGGTCAACTGCGACCACGTGCTGATCTCCGACAGCGCGCACACCGCACGCTTCACCTGCACCACCGACGTCGACATGGCTCAGATCGCGTCGTTCTACCCCGGCGCCATGTCCGAGGCGCGCAACATCAAGCTCGCCGACCTGGTGTCGGCCATCGGCAAGCCCGACCTGGTGATCGTCGGTGCCAACGACCCCGACGCGATGGTCGTGCACACCGAGGAGTGCCGCGAGCTCGGCCTGGCCTTCGCCGCGGACCCGTCGCAGCAGCTGCCCCGCTTGTCCGGCGAAGAGATCGACAAGCTCGTCGACGGCGCCGCCTACCTGTTCACCAACGACTACGAGTGGGAGCTGCTGCTCTCCAAGACGGGCTGGTCGGAGGCCGACGTGCGGGGGAAGGTCGGACTGCGGGTGACCACGCTCGGTGCCAAGGGCGTCGACATCGTCGAGCGCGACGGCACCACCACCCATGTCGACGTGGTCCCCGAAACCAGCCAGACCGACCCCACCGGCGTCGGCGACGCGTTCCGGGCCGGCTTCCTTACCGGGCGCAGCGCCGGTCTGAGCCTCGAGCGTTCCGCGCAGCTGGGCTCGCTGGTGGCCGTGCTGGTGCTGGAGTCGACCGGGACCCAGGAGTGGGCGTGGGACCACGAGGTCGCCAAGACGCGGCTGGCCGGCGCTTACGGCGACGACGCGGCCGCCGAGATCGCGGCCGTCCTCGCGTAG
- the asnB gene encoding asparagine synthase (glutamine-hydrolyzing) — MCGLLAFVAAPADQDAVGGPATDAASVSRAADDAIARASRLMRHRGPDEPGTWVDPGADGSVVFGFNRLSIIDIAHSHQPLRWGPPEAPDRYVLVFNGEIYNYLELREELAARHGAAFATDGDGEAIVAGYHHWGADVVRRLRGMFAFALWDTETRELFCARDPFGIKPLFVATGRGGTAVASEKKCLLDLVGLVGFDTAIDERAVQHYTVLQYVPEPETLHRGVRRLESGCYARIRPERLQPEVTRYFVPRFAATPITGDTEQSRYDEITAVLEDSVAKHMRADVTVGAFLSGGIDSTAIAALAIRHNPGLITFTTGFEREGFSEIDVAVASAEAIGARHIAKVVSPEEFVAALPEIVWYLDEPVADPALVPLFFVAREARKHVKVVLSGEGADELFGGYTIYREPLSLKPFDYLPRPLRRSMGKVSKPLPEGMRGKSLLHRGSLTLEERYYGNARSFSDAHLRDVLPGFRDDWTHTDVTASVYAHSTGWDPVARMQHVDLFTWLRGDILVKADKMTMANSLELRVPFLDPEVFAVASRLPVEAKITRTTTKYALRRALEPIVPAHVLHRPKLGFPVPIRHWLRAGELLEWAYALTATSQAGRLVDVAAVRRMLDEHRNGVSDHSRRLWTVLIFMLWHAIFVDGSVVPRISEPQYPVQL; from the coding sequence GTGTGTGGACTGCTGGCGTTCGTCGCGGCCCCGGCCGATCAGGACGCGGTCGGCGGCCCGGCAACCGACGCGGCTTCGGTGTCCCGGGCCGCCGACGATGCGATCGCCCGCGCGTCGCGCCTGATGCGCCACCGCGGCCCCGACGAGCCGGGCACGTGGGTCGACCCGGGCGCCGACGGATCGGTCGTGTTCGGCTTCAACCGGCTCTCCATCATCGACATCGCCCATTCGCACCAGCCGCTGCGCTGGGGGCCGCCGGAGGCGCCCGACCGCTACGTACTGGTGTTCAACGGCGAGATCTACAACTACCTCGAGCTGCGCGAGGAGCTCGCCGCCAGGCACGGCGCCGCCTTCGCCACCGACGGCGACGGCGAGGCGATCGTCGCCGGCTACCACCACTGGGGCGCCGACGTCGTCAGGCGGTTGCGCGGCATGTTCGCGTTCGCGTTGTGGGATACCGAGACCCGTGAATTGTTCTGCGCACGTGACCCTTTCGGCATCAAGCCGCTGTTCGTGGCGACGGGCCGGGGTGGAACCGCGGTGGCCAGCGAGAAGAAATGCCTGCTGGACCTGGTCGGCCTGGTCGGATTCGACACGGCAATCGACGAACGTGCCGTGCAGCACTACACGGTCCTGCAGTACGTGCCGGAGCCCGAAACCCTGCACCGCGGGGTGCGGCGGCTGGAATCGGGCTGCTACGCCCGCATCCGTCCCGAGCGTCTGCAACCGGAGGTCACCCGCTACTTCGTGCCGCGATTCGCCGCCACGCCGATCACCGGCGACACCGAGCAGTCCCGCTACGACGAGATCACCGCCGTGCTCGAGGATTCGGTGGCCAAACACATGCGCGCCGACGTCACCGTCGGGGCATTCCTGTCCGGCGGCATCGACTCCACCGCGATCGCGGCGCTGGCCATCCGGCACAACCCCGGGCTGATCACGTTCACCACCGGCTTCGAGCGCGAGGGGTTCTCCGAGATCGACGTCGCGGTGGCCTCGGCCGAGGCGATCGGCGCCCGCCACATCGCCAAGGTGGTCAGCCCGGAGGAGTTCGTCGCCGCCCTGCCCGAAATCGTCTGGTACCTCGACGAGCCGGTCGCCGACCCCGCGCTGGTGCCGCTGTTCTTCGTCGCCCGCGAGGCCCGCAAGCACGTCAAGGTGGTGCTGTCCGGCGAGGGGGCCGACGAACTGTTCGGCGGCTACACGATCTACCGGGAGCCGCTGTCGCTCAAGCCGTTCGACTATCTGCCGCGGCCGCTGCGGCGGTCGATGGGCAAGGTGTCCAAGCCGCTGCCGGAGGGGATGCGCGGCAAGAGCCTGCTGCATCGCGGCTCGTTGACGCTCGAAGAGCGCTACTACGGCAACGCCCGCAGCTTCTCCGACGCGCACCTGCGCGACGTGCTGCCCGGGTTCCGCGACGACTGGACCCACACCGACGTGACGGCGTCGGTGTACGCGCACTCGACCGGCTGGGACCCGGTGGCCCGCATGCAGCACGTCGACCTGTTCACCTGGCTGCGCGGCGACATCCTGGTCAAGGCCGACAAGATGACGATGGCCAATTCGCTGGAGCTGAGGGTCCCGTTCCTGGATCCGGAGGTGTTCGCCGTCGCCTCGCGGTTGCCGGTGGAGGCCAAGATCACCCGCACGACGACGAAGTACGCGCTGCGACGCGCGCTGGAGCCGATCGTTCCCGCGCACGTGCTGCACCGGCCCAAGCTGGGCTTCCCGGTGCCCATCCGGCACTGGCTGCGCGCAGGCGAGCTCCTGGAGTGGGCCTACGCGCTGACGGCGACCTCACAGGCCGGGCGATTGGTGGACGTGGCCGCCGTGCGCCGGATGCTCGACGAGCACCGCAACGGCGTCAGCGATCACAGCCGCCGGCTGTGGACGGTGCTGATCTTCATGCTGTGGCACGCGATCTTCGTCGACGGCAGCGTGGTGCCGCGGATCAGCGAGCCCCAGTACCCGGTCCAGCTTTAG
- the ctaC gene encoding aa3-type cytochrome oxidase subunit II: MTPREQVRSHRLSPGRFLGSPEGRSGGVSLGRSRLRRPALAATLAVLSVTLSGCGWKDVLGFGWPKGITPQAHYNENLWLGSVIAALVVGVIVWALIFWSSAFHRKKASDTELPRQFGYNMPLELVLTVTPFLIISVLFYFTVVVQEKMLHLDKHPEVVVDITAFQWNWKFGYQRINFKDGTFTYEGADPARKNAMLSKPEGKDSRGEEIVGPIRGRETSDRTYLNFDKVETLGTATEIPVLVLPTGKRIEFQMASADVIHNFWVPEFLFKRDVLPNPQANNSVNVFQVDQIEKTGAFVGHCAEFCGTYHSMMNFEVRVVSPNDFKTYMQQRMDGKNNAQALQAIGQPPLAVTTHPFDTRRGQLVASQ, from the coding sequence GTGACACCTCGCGAGCAGGTCCGTTCGCATCGTTTGTCGCCGGGCAGGTTTCTGGGCTCTCCCGAGGGCCGTTCGGGAGGTGTTTCCCTAGGTCGTTCCCGTCTGCGGCGGCCGGCCCTGGCGGCCACGCTCGCCGTGCTGTCGGTGACGCTGAGCGGCTGCGGCTGGAAGGACGTGCTGGGCTTCGGCTGGCCGAAGGGCATCACCCCGCAGGCCCACTACAACGAGAACCTGTGGCTCGGGTCGGTGATCGCCGCGCTGGTCGTCGGAGTCATCGTGTGGGCCCTCATCTTCTGGTCGTCGGCTTTCCACCGCAAGAAGGCGTCGGACACCGAACTGCCCCGGCAGTTCGGCTACAACATGCCGCTGGAGCTGGTGCTCACGGTGACACCGTTCCTCATCATCTCGGTGCTGTTCTACTTCACCGTGGTGGTGCAGGAGAAGATGCTGCACCTGGACAAGCATCCGGAGGTCGTGGTCGACATCACGGCGTTCCAGTGGAACTGGAAGTTCGGCTACCAGCGGATCAACTTCAAGGACGGCACGTTCACCTACGAGGGCGCCGACCCGGCCCGCAAGAACGCGATGCTGTCCAAGCCGGAGGGCAAGGACTCCCGCGGCGAGGAAATCGTGGGGCCCATCCGCGGACGCGAGACCTCCGACCGCACATACCTGAACTTCGACAAGGTGGAGACGCTGGGGACGGCGACCGAAATTCCGGTCCTGGTGCTGCCGACCGGCAAGCGCATCGAGTTCCAGATGGCGTCCGCCGACGTGATCCACAACTTCTGGGTGCCGGAATTCCTTTTCAAGCGCGACGTGCTGCCCAACCCGCAGGCCAACAATTCGGTGAACGTCTTCCAGGTCGACCAGATCGAGAAGACGGGCGCGTTCGTCGGCCACTGCGCGGAATTCTGCGGCACCTATCACTCGATGATGAACTTCGAGGTTCGGGTGGTGTCGCCCAACGACTTCAAGACATACATGCAGCAGCGGATGGACGGAAAGAACAACGCCCAGGCGTTGCAGGCGATCGGCCAGCCGCCGTTGGCGGTGACCACTCACCCGTTCGACACCCGCCGCGGTCAATTGGTAGCGAGTCAATAG
- a CDS encoding cytochrome c oxidase subunit 4, with protein MHIEARLFEFIAGFFILVAVLYGVLTALFATGGEEWAGTTALALTGGLALIVATFFRFVARRIDTRPEDYEGAEISDGAGELGFFSPHSWWPILVALSASVSAVGIALWLPWLIVAGVSFVLASVAGLVFEYYVGPEKH; from the coding sequence ATGCATATCGAAGCGCGGCTCTTCGAATTCATCGCCGGATTCTTCATTCTCGTCGCGGTGCTTTACGGGGTGCTGACGGCGCTGTTCGCCACCGGCGGTGAGGAGTGGGCCGGGACCACCGCGCTCGCGCTGACCGGAGGCCTGGCGTTGATCGTGGCCACCTTCTTCCGGTTCGTGGCGCGGCGCATCGACACGCGGCCCGAGGACTACGAGGGCGCCGAGATCAGCGACGGCGCGGGGGAATTGGGCTTCTTCAGCCCGCACAGCTGGTGGCCGATCCTGGTCGCGCTCTCGGCGTCGGTGTCCGCGGTGGGCATCGCGCTGTGGCTGCCGTGGCTGATCGTGGCGGGCGTGTCGTTCGTTCTGGCATCGGTCGCCGGACTGGTCTTCGAGTACTACGTCGGCCCGGAGAAGCACTGA
- a CDS encoding MmpS family transport accessory protein has protein sequence MSGQNSPEWESEHSDSAGESSPEPGPADELQPRDELEPFDADDAPAELAGADQTGQTDAYSRAYSAPESEHFMSGPYVPADMRLYDYDGYDESPDVADEHRAPRWPWVVGVAAIVAAIALVVSVSLLFARTDTTKLANPGTTIAPSTPPMQDEITTTKPPPPPPPPPTTEAPPPPPPATETQTVTVTPSPPPPPPAPAPAPAPPPATSTAAAPPTPTTPAGPRQVTYSVTGTKAPGDIISVTYVDASGRRRTQHNVYIPWSMTVTPISQSDVGSVEASSLFRVSRLNCSITTSDGTVLSSNSNDAPQTSC, from the coding sequence ATGAGCGGGCAGAATTCTCCGGAATGGGAATCAGAGCACTCTGATTCCGCCGGCGAGTCGAGCCCCGAACCGGGTCCGGCCGACGAGTTGCAACCGCGCGACGAACTCGAACCGTTCGACGCCGACGATGCGCCGGCCGAATTGGCGGGCGCCGATCAAACGGGTCAGACGGACGCATATTCGCGGGCCTACTCGGCACCGGAATCCGAACACTTTATGAGCGGGCCGTATGTGCCGGCCGATATGCGGCTCTACGACTACGACGGCTACGACGAATCGCCCGACGTCGCCGATGAACACCGCGCCCCGCGCTGGCCCTGGGTGGTCGGCGTCGCCGCCATCGTGGCCGCGATCGCGCTCGTCGTCTCGGTGTCGCTGCTGTTCGCGCGGACCGACACCACCAAGCTGGCGAACCCGGGGACGACGATCGCCCCGTCCACGCCGCCGATGCAGGACGAGATCACCACCACGAAACCGCCGCCCCCGCCTCCACCGCCGCCTACCACCGAGGCGCCGCCGCCGCCCCCGCCGGCGACGGAGACGCAGACCGTGACGGTGACGCCTTCTCCGCCGCCCCCGCCGCCCGCGCCGGCGCCGGCGCCCGCACCGCCGCCGGCCACCTCGACGGCGGCCGCGCCACCGACACCCACCACGCCGGCCGGACCGCGACAGGTCACCTACTCGGTGACCGGCACCAAAGCGCCGGGCGACATCATCTCGGTGACCTACGTCGACGCCTCCGGTCGCCGGCGCACGCAGCACAACGTGTACATCCCCTGGTCGATGACCGTAACCCCGATCTCGCAATCCGACGTCGGCTCGGTGGAGGCGTCCAGCCTCTTCCGGGTGAGCCGGCTGAATTGCTCGATCACGACAAGTGACGGAACAGTGCTTTCTTCGAACAGCAACGACGCACCCCAGACGAGCTGCTGA
- a CDS encoding DUF2561 family protein has translation MVSRYSAYRRGPDTVPPEVVDRILVGACAAIWLVLLGVSVAAAVALVDLGSGFHKAAGGQHTTWVLYAVIIVSALIIAGAIPVLVRARRSAQYEPSARGMTAPERATVGSPARAGSPAGLGTSERPYQPGEQAAAPAVEWSSVEVDRIWLRGTVFLAGTMGTALIAVATATYLMAVGHDGPAWVGYGLAGAVTAAMPVLEWLHVRQLRRVVAEH, from the coding sequence ATGGTCAGCAGATACTCCGCGTACCGGCGGGGGCCGGACACCGTTCCGCCGGAAGTCGTCGACCGGATCCTGGTCGGGGCGTGCGCCGCCATCTGGCTGGTGCTGCTAGGCGTGAGCGTTGCCGCCGCCGTGGCGCTGGTGGACCTGGGCAGCGGCTTCCACAAGGCGGCGGGCGGCCAGCACACCACGTGGGTCCTCTACGCCGTGATCATCGTCTCCGCGCTGATCATCGCCGGTGCCATCCCGGTGCTGGTGCGGGCCCGCCGGAGCGCGCAATACGAGCCGTCCGCCCGGGGGATGACCGCGCCGGAACGCGCCACGGTCGGTTCGCCGGCGCGGGCCGGCTCGCCCGCCGGGCTCGGTACGAGCGAACGCCCATACCAGCCGGGAGAGCAGGCGGCGGCCCCGGCCGTCGAATGGTCGAGCGTCGAGGTGGACCGTATTTGGTTGCGCGGCACCGTGTTTCTCGCCGGCACCATGGGGACCGCGCTGATCGCGGTCGCGACGGCCACCTATCTGATGGCCGTCGGGCACGACGGCCCGGCGTGGGTCGGCTACGGCTTGGCCGGCGCCGTCACCGCGGCGATGCCGGTGCTGGAGTGGCTGCACGTTCGCCAGCTGCGCCGCGTGGTTGCCGAGCACTAG